Below is a genomic region from Rhodospirillum centenum SW.
TGTAGTCCAGGGTGTAGGAATGCCGGCCCTCGGCGATGCTGATGCCCATGACGCCGCGGATGCCGGTCAGTGCTCCCGTGCCCGAATCCGGCACGATGGTGATGGACAGGGACTGTCCCCCGCGGTCCATGACGCCGCGATGGACCAGGGCGAAACCGCCGCTGCGGCCATGCAGCGTGCCGCTGAACCGTTCCACCGCGACATAAGCGGCGGACCCCTGGACCGGCGCCATGGCGGTCAGCATCTCCCCTTCGGAGGTTCCCTCAAGGTCGCCCTGGAACCGCTTGTCCAGGATCATGCGTCCCAGCTTCGCGCCCTCGCCGGACCCGCCACCGGCCTCGCCCGTCGCCTGCGGGGTGAGGGTGACCTCGAACCCACCGCTCGCCCGCACCGTCGCCCGTCCGTCCGTGCCGTCGTCCATGCCCGCCTCTCCACCTCTGTTCTCCGTGGCGGCCCCGGTCCGCGGAGCCTCCTGTGCCGCCGCCGTCAGCCCGACGGGCGTCAGCGCGGGCATCAGGAGCAGGACCGCCACGCCCGGCAGGCCCGCCCATGGGCGCCTTCCCGGCCGGTCCCGGGTTCCCGTGTCCGTTGCCCGCCGCATGCCCCCTCCCGATCCGCTTCCGTCCAGCCTAGCACGCGCCGTCCTTGGGGGAAGGGGGGAGGAGCCGCCCCGTCGATTCCGTGCCCCTTGCACCGCCCGGCAGGGTCCGGCACGCTTTGTCCCTTCGGCCCAGGGCTCCGGCCCGCCAGCGAAAGGCTTCCGCATGCAGGTGCCGCGCGTCCGACCGGGCCTCCGCCGTGTCCTTGCCGCGGTGCTGCTGGTTGCGCTGGGAACCCTGGTCGCCGTGCTCCCCGCCGGGGCGTCGCGGGCGCAGGAGCTGCCGGTGGACCTGGAACTGGTGCTGCTGGTGGATGTCTCCGGCAGCGTGGACGCGCAGGAAGCGGAGTTGCAGCGCCGCGGCTATGCCGACGCGCTGATGAGCGATCAGGTGGTCGAGGCCATCCGCTCCGGGCCGCTGGGCCGGATCGCCGTCACCTATGTGGAATGGGCCGACGACACCTATCAGGTGGTGGTCGTCGGCTGGACCGTGCTGGACGGGCCGGAGAGCGCCCGCGCCTTCGCGGAGCGGCTGACCGCCGCCCCCGTCACCACCGCCTTCTGGACCGCCATCGGCAGCGCACTGGACTTCGCCACCCGCCAGTTCGACGGCAACGGGGCGGAGGGCACCCGCCGCGTCATCGACATCTCCGGCGACGGCTACAGCAACCGCGGCCGACCCCCGGCGGAGGCGCGCGACGCCGCCGTGGCGGCGGGCATCACCATCAACGGCCTGCCGATCCTGAACAGCCGTCCCAACCCGTGGGGCGGGCTGCCGCCCCTCGATCTGGACAGCTACTACCAGACGCACGTCATCGGCGGTCCCGGTGCCTTCATCCTGGTGGCAGAGGACTTTCCGGCCTTCGGGGAGGCGATCCTGGCCAAGCTGGTGAAGGAGATCGCGCAGGCGCCCGGACCGGCTCCCGGTTCCCGGCTTGCCGGCGGGGTGCCGGAGGCGGCCGGACAGAACGGGGCCGCCGCGGCCCGGTGACCTTCCGGAAACCGTGGCGGCCCACCAGTTTCTGGCGGTTCAGGGAGGCAACGCACCAGTGCCCGCACCAACATCCCGCCCGGCGGGCGGTTCCGGGTCCGGGCTCCGTTTCTGCCGTCCCCCCCGGGGAAGCGCCCGCGACAAGGGTCGCTCCGCCCGGTTCCGCCCTTCCTGACGCGGCGGCGCGCCCCTCCTTCGGAGTGACCCCGTCTGTGGAATGGCATCCGCGGATAAAGTTCCCAAAATGGCCCTGGTCGATGATGCCGGAGCCGGTCCGGCGGAGAGGGGCGAGGACGCAAACCCATGGATGCAATTTCCGAGGCGCTGCTGCGGCAGGTGCCCTTCCTGCGCCGCTATGCCCGCGCCCTCACGGGGTCGCCGGAAGCCGGCGACGATCTGGTCGGCCGGGCACTGCCCGTCGTCCTTGACGATCCCGACGGCTACGGCCTGGGCGGGGAAGGCGAAGCCCGCCGCGGCGCCCTCTACGCGCTGCTGAACCGGTTGCAGGACGATGCCGGCCCGCGACCGCAGCCAGTGGAGACCAGCCACCCGATGGAAGCGGCCCTGGCCCTGCTGCCGGAAGCGGAACGCCGCCTGTTCCTGCTGGTCAGCCTGGAGGAACTGTCGTTCCAGGAGGCCGCCGCCGTGCTGGGCGTGGCGCCGGACCAGGCGCACGCCCTGATGGCCGATGCACAGGAGGCCCTGCGCGAAGCCCTGATCGCCAGCATCATGATCGTCGAGGATGACGCCATCATCGCCTTCGATCTGGCCGAGACGGTGCGCGGCATGGGCCATACGGTCTGCGGCACCGCCGCGACGATGGAGTCGGCCCTCACCACGGCCCGCGACTGCCGGCCGACGCTCGCGCTCATGGACCTGCGCCTTGCCCACGGCGACAGCGGCATCACGACGGCGCAGCGGCTGCGGCAGAGCAGCGAACTGCCGATCATCTTCGTCACCGCCTTCGGCGACGAGCTGACCCGGCGGGGGCTGGAACATCTCGGCCCCGTGATCCGCAAGCCTTTCACCCGCGAGCAGATCGAGCGGGCGATCACCCAGGCAGTCTTCGCCCCCCCGCGGGAGGCGCGCATTCCTGCCCTGGCGGCCTTCGCCCGCGACCCCGCCGGGGGGGCCGTCTGAGCCCCGGGCGGCAAGGGCTGCCTGTGACATTGTGCGGCATCGGTGTGGACGCCGGAACACAGTGTGACGCGCCCGCAAAAAGTTGCCAAGTTTCTGTTGCACGCCGATTCCCGGCGGTCCAAAGATACCTCAGCAGACAGGATCGGCAGTGGTACGGACAGTCGGTACCCTTGGGCCGATCCGGGCGCGGGTCGGGCACATGGATCGCAGGACATTGTTCCGTATCGCTGCCGGCGGGTGCCTCCTCACCCTCGGCGGGGGATGGTCAGCGGGCGCGTTCGCAGCGCAGGACAGGACGGTCCCGGCGCGCAAGCCGGAGCCGCCGCGTCCTCTCCGGCGCGTGGTGCTGGACCCCGGCCACGGCGGGCACGATCCCGGCGCCATCGGCGTGCGCGGCACGCACGAGAAGGACATCACCCTCGACATCGCCAAGGAGCTGGCCCGCCAGCTCCGCAAGGCCCGCGGCCTTGAGGCGGTGCTGACGCGGGAGACGGATGTCTTCCTCAGTCTCGGCAAGCGGGTGGAGATCGCGCGCACCGCGCGGGCCGAGCTGTTCATCTCCATCCATGCCGACAGTGCCCCCAATCCGAACGCCCGCGGTCTCTCCGCCTACACCCTGTCGGAGAAGGCGACCGACGCCTTCGCCGAGGCGCTGGCGCAGCAGGAGAATCTGGCCGACCGGCTGGGCGTGGCGGAGGAGCAGTTCGACGCCAACGTGCAGGCCTTCCTGGTCGATCTCGCCGCCGACTACACCCGCCGCGCCTCGCTCTCGGCCAAGCAGGGCATCGTGAAGGGGGTGGGGCGCGACATCCGCCTGCTCGACAACCCGATGCGGTCCGCCAATTTCGCGGTGCTGAAGGCGCCCGACGTGCCTTCGGTGCTGGTCGAGACCGGCTTCCTGTCCAACCCGGAGGACGAGAGGCTGCTGCGCGACGCCACGGCGCGCCGGCGGATCGCCGCAGTCCTGGCCCGCGAACTGGTGGCGGTGGTCAACGCCGCCCCCTTCGCCTGAGGTGCTGCCGCGTAACGACGCACCGGGCGGGCATGGCCCCGGCGGACGGGAAGCCCTACCTCAAACGAACTGGTTGGAGCCGGAGGCGCGTTGGTCGTGCGTCCGGCGGGAGATGACGGCGATGGGCGATGGGTGCCAGCAGGTCCGGGGAACGGCTCCGGTGGGTCTGACCGCGCGTGGCGAGGCGCGCGCCGGGCGGCGCCTGCGCGGCGCCCTTCTGGCGGCGCTTCTTCTGTTGCCTGCCTGCGCCCAGCTCGATGCGGGCGCGCCGCGTCCGGCCGCGACGGCGGCACAGACCCCCGCCGTGCCCGACGCCACCATCCGCAAGGAGATCGAGCGGCGCTGGCAGGAGCAGGGAGAGGCCGGCCGCGGCATCGATCTGTCCGTCAGCGGCGGCCGCGTCCTCCTGACCGGCCGCGCCCGCACGCCCGATCAGCGGGTGGACGCGGTGCGGCTCGCCTGGCAGGCGGACGGTGTGACCGAGGTCCTCAACGAGATCCAGATCGACGACGAGAGCGGCCTGACCGACAAGGCGACCGATCTCTGGATCAGCACCCGGATCCGGTCGAAGCTGCTGTTCGATCCCGACATCTCCTCGGGCATGTTCTCGGTCGATACCGTGAACGGCACCGTCTACGTCATGGGCCGGGCCCGCTCGCAGGTGGAGCTCGACCGCGTGCTTTCCCATGTGCGCGCCGTGCCGCGCGTCAGGCGGGTGGTCAATCATGTCGTTCTCTAGGGGCATACCGCATCCCGCCCAGGGATTCTGCGGCGTCCTGCTGATTCTGGTGGCGTTCGTCTGGCCGGGTGCCGCCTTCGCGGACTCCGACCCGGCGGCCCAGGCCAACCGTCTGTTCGTCCAGGCCATGCAGGCCATCCAGAAGGCCGACCAGACCTATGACCCGCAGGAGCAGGCGAAGTTCCTGATGGAGGCGGACAAGCTCCTGTCCGACATCATCACCCGTCTGCCGGAAAGCCCGCTGGCGGTGCAGCTCGTCACCAACCAGTTCATCGGCGACTTCGACTATGTCGCGTTCCAGAGCCGCATCCGCGGGCTGGTCTGCGCCGAGCCGCAGGCGACCGGCTGCTTCCTGCACCGGATCGAAACGATGATGCCGCCGCTGGAGTATCCCATCGCGGGTCCGCGCTGGGACTGGCTGTCGCTGGCGGTCGCCCATTGGCATCTGGGGGACAGGGGGCGGGTGAAACCGATCATCGCCCCTTTCGTGATGGCCCTGCGCCGGTCAGCGCCGCCGGCGGAGGGCAGCCAGGACCTTTTCCTGGGCCGGGCGCTCGCGCTTACGGGCGAGCCTGATCTGGCGCTGCGCATCACCCGCTCCATTGCCGACTGCTCCACCCGCATCTACAACCTGACGGACATCGCCGAGGCGCTGGTCTGGCAGGGGGAGGGCACCCGCGCCACCGCCGTGGCGGAGGAGGCGGCGGACTATGCCCGCGCCAATGCCTGCGCCTGGGAACTGGGGCTGGTCGCCCAGGCGCTGCTGCGCGTGGGCGACGAGGGGCGCGCCCGCACGCTGTTCCTGAACACGGTGGAGGAGCAGTTCTCGCGCTTCAAGGAGCGCCGGGGCACCTGCTGTCCGCCCGAACTGGCGGTGGCCGCAGGCGACCTGGGCGACGTCAACCTCGCGCTCGGGCTGCTGCGCACGGTGCAGGAGGAGAGCCCCTGGACCGTGCCGCAGGTGCTGGGCAAGCTCGGTGCCCGCGGGGAGAAGACCCTCACCCTCACCTTCGCCGACCAGATCGCGGACATGGAGCTGAAGGCGGAGACCTATGTCGAGCTGATCGGGGCTTCGCTCAAGGCCGGGGACCGCAGGCAGGCCGATCTGGTCTCCACCCGCCTGGACGGCATGCTGAAGGGAGCCGACAAGAGCCCGCTGGTGCTGATCCAGCGCGCCCGTGCGGACCGGCTGCTGTTCAAGGATCAGCGCTGGCGTCCGCGCTTCCAGCAGGCACTCGATCAGTCGGACAGAGAGGGGCAGGCGCGGCGCGACGTGGCCGTGCCCTTCCTCGCCGCCCTGGTGGAGATCGAGACCGGGCGCGCCATGCTGGAGTGAGCGGCGGCGGGGCGGGTTTCCCGCCCCGCGCACGACATCCTTCCCTCCTGCGCCCTGGCAGCCTGTACCCTACCGGCTGCCGGCCCGCGGCTTCAGCCGCCGGGCAAGCTGGCGGACATAGCGGCTGTCGGCCGGGCTGAACTCCCCGGCGGCGATGTCCTTGCGCAGGTCGGTCAGTTC
It encodes:
- a CDS encoding DUF3224 domain-containing protein, with product MAVLLLMPALTPVGLTAAAQEAPRTGAATENRGGEAGMDDGTDGRATVRASGGFEVTLTPQATGEAGGGSGEGAKLGRMILDKRFQGDLEGTSEGEMLTAMAPVQGSAAYVAVERFSGTLHGRSGGFALVHRGVMDRGGQSLSITIVPDSGTGALTGIRGVMGISIAEGRHSYTLDYSLPDTPAP
- a CDS encoding DUF1194 domain-containing protein, giving the protein MQVPRVRPGLRRVLAAVLLVALGTLVAVLPAGASRAQELPVDLELVLLVDVSGSVDAQEAELQRRGYADALMSDQVVEAIRSGPLGRIAVTYVEWADDTYQVVVVGWTVLDGPESARAFAERLTAAPVTTAFWTAIGSALDFATRQFDGNGAEGTRRVIDISGDGYSNRGRPPAEARDAAVAAGITINGLPILNSRPNPWGGLPPLDLDSYYQTHVIGGPGAFILVAEDFPAFGEAILAKLVKEIAQAPGPAPGSRLAGGVPEAAGQNGAAAAR
- a CDS encoding response regulator — translated: MDAISEALLRQVPFLRRYARALTGSPEAGDDLVGRALPVVLDDPDGYGLGGEGEARRGALYALLNRLQDDAGPRPQPVETSHPMEAALALLPEAERRLFLLVSLEELSFQEAAAVLGVAPDQAHALMADAQEALREALIASIMIVEDDAIIAFDLAETVRGMGHTVCGTAATMESALTTARDCRPTLALMDLRLAHGDSGITTAQRLRQSSELPIIFVTAFGDELTRRGLEHLGPVIRKPFTREQIERAITQAVFAPPREARIPALAAFARDPAGGAV
- a CDS encoding N-acetylmuramoyl-L-alanine amidase family protein, whose translation is MLDPGHGGHDPGAIGVRGTHEKDITLDIAKELARQLRKARGLEAVLTRETDVFLSLGKRVEIARTARAELFISIHADSAPNPNARGLSAYTLSEKATDAFAEALAQQENLADRLGVAEEQFDANVQAFLVDLAADYTRRASLSAKQGIVKGVGRDIRLLDNPMRSANFAVLKAPDVPSVLVETGFLSNPEDERLLRDATARRRIAAVLARELVAVVNAAPFA
- a CDS encoding BON domain-containing protein, whose amino-acid sequence is MGLTARGEARAGRRLRGALLAALLLLPACAQLDAGAPRPAATAAQTPAVPDATIRKEIERRWQEQGEAGRGIDLSVSGGRVLLTGRARTPDQRVDAVRLAWQADGVTEVLNEIQIDDESGLTDKATDLWISTRIRSKLLFDPDISSGMFSVDTVNGTVYVMGRARSQVELDRVLSHVRAVPRVRRVVNHVVL